One Methanobacteriaceae archaeon genomic region harbors:
- a CDS encoding biotin--[acetyl-CoA-carboxylase] ligase has product MQEQILEILYANDGKYVLLEEITSLLNINTKELKENIESLKEKGYDFNSSPEVGIQLVESPNLILPYEVKRGLETDYIGQNIHYFSEIDSTNNVAKKMAEEGAPEGTIIIAETQTRGRGRRGKQWISPAGGVWMSIILRPQIPPSEAPQLTLMTGVAVAKAIKNKFGLDVGIKWPNDILIGSKKVCGILTEANAKFSTIDYVVVGIGIDANVNTENFPSDVQKSATSLKKELNEDIMGPELVQEFLKIFEDTYNEFKEGNFPEILGEWRRMSKTIGSRVEVRKQLGKIVRGEAVGITNEGALILELDNGNLRKVISGECLHI; this is encoded by the coding sequence ATGCAGGAGCAAATATTAGAAATTTTATATGCAAATGATGGAAAATATGTTTTACTTGAAGAAATTACTTCTCTACTTAATATCAATACAAAAGAATTAAAAGAAAACATTGAATCTTTGAAAGAAAAGGGATATGACTTTAATTCGTCACCGGAAGTAGGAATACAATTAGTTGAATCACCAAACCTCATTTTGCCCTATGAAGTAAAAAGAGGCCTTGAAACAGATTATATCGGTCAGAATATTCATTATTTTAGCGAAATTGACTCAACCAATAATGTAGCTAAAAAAATGGCTGAAGAAGGTGCCCCAGAAGGTACAATAATAATTGCAGAAACCCAAACTCGTGGAAGAGGTCGCAGAGGTAAACAGTGGATATCACCCGCTGGAGGAGTCTGGATGTCAATAATACTACGCCCCCAAATTCCCCCATCAGAGGCCCCTCAATTAACTCTTATGACTGGAGTGGCAGTAGCTAAAGCTATAAAAAATAAATTTGGGCTTGATGTGGGAATTAAATGGCCCAATGATATATTAATTGGTTCTAAAAAGGTTTGTGGAATATTAACCGAGGCAAATGCTAAATTCAGCACAATTGATTACGTGGTTGTGGGAATTGGAATTGATGCTAATGTGAATACTGAAAATTTTCCATCAGATGTTCAAAAAAGTGCAACGTCTCTTAAGAAAGAATTAAATGAAGATATTATGGGTCCAGAATTAGTTCAAGAATTTTTAAAAATATTTGAAGATACTTACAACGAATTTAAAGAAGGTAATTTCCCAGAAATACTTGGTGAATGGCGAAGAATGTCTAAAACTATAGGAAGCCGTGTTGAAGTTCGAAAACAGCTGGGAAAAATAGTTAGGGGAGAAGCTGTTGGTATAACAAATGAAGGAGCACTTATTTTAGAATTAGACAATGGTAATCTTCGTAAAGTAATATCTGGTGAATGTCTTCACATTTAA